A genomic region of Prevotella scopos JCM 17725 contains the following coding sequences:
- a CDS encoding LPS export ABC transporter periplasmic protein LptC, which produces MRSDLQSLFVGFAFLIVGCAIVSCSEEREHTAPAIYDRDSVPVMTTYGVNTLISDSGVIKYRIVTECWEINENKRPSRWTFNKGILLTQFNLKKHVVGYIQCDSAVYFDKDRRWELRGRVRILTAQGLRFYSNELYWDEREHQMWSYSYSHLKTPDKELEGDWFRSDEQMTNYEIRQTKGWGIFSNESFMSAEGMPSPPMDTTHVDSMKGPIVHQK; this is translated from the coding sequence ATGCGTTCAGACCTTCAATCGTTATTCGTAGGCTTTGCATTCTTGATAGTGGGCTGTGCCATTGTTTCTTGTTCAGAGGAACGTGAGCATACTGCTCCTGCTATTTATGATCGTGACTCTGTTCCGGTGATGACCACATATGGTGTCAACACGCTCATCTCTGATTCGGGCGTAATAAAATATCGTATCGTTACAGAGTGTTGGGAAATAAACGAAAATAAGCGACCTTCACGATGGACTTTCAATAAAGGAATCCTCCTTACACAGTTTAACTTGAAAAAACACGTGGTGGGTTATATTCAATGTGACTCTGCGGTCTATTTTGATAAGGATCGTCGTTGGGAGCTAAGAGGACGTGTAAGAATACTCACAGCACAAGGACTCCGCTTTTATAGCAATGAGCTCTATTGGGATGAGCGTGAACATCAGATGTGGTCATACTCTTACTCGCATCTTAAGACTCCTGATAAAGAATTAGAAGGTGACTGGTTCCGCAGTGATGAACAAATGACTAACTATGAGATTCGCCAGACGAAAGGGTGGGGCATCTTCTCTAATGAGTCGTTTATGTCAGCTGAGGGCATGCCGTCTCCACCAATGGATACCACACATGTTGATAGCATGAAAGGCCCCATAGTTCATCAAAAGTAA
- a CDS encoding hemolysin family protein, which translates to MDIDLIIEIIITMVLSAFFSGMEIAFVSSNRLLAEMDKEKNGIAQKCLTIYYNNPNGFVSTMLVGNNIVLVIYGILFAQFFDATLFASFDSATRVILDTLTSTLVILFTGEFLPKTLFKSNPNRLLTFFAPLAYVFFIILWPISRFATFLARVILRIFGVRMDEEENDGTFTKVDLDHLVQTSIQNAANEDEIEDEVKIFQNALDFQDTKVRDCMVPRTEINAVEIDCPLQELQQMFIESGNSKIIVYEGDIDHIKGYIHSSEMFRSPENWKEHIRQMPFVPETMAAHKLMQVFLLQKKSLGVVVDEFGGTSGIVSLEDIVEEIFGEIEDEHDNTKYIAKQINDNEYVLSARLEIDKVNEMFNLDLPEDDDYMTVGGLLLHVYQSFPKLNEIVTVGQYEFKIIKKTMTKIELVRLKVNGTE; encoded by the coding sequence TTGGATATAGATTTAATCATAGAAATCATCATAACGATGGTGCTCTCCGCATTCTTCTCAGGAATGGAGATAGCCTTTGTTTCGAGTAACCGACTTCTTGCTGAAATGGACAAGGAGAAGAATGGTATTGCTCAAAAGTGTCTGACTATCTATTATAACAATCCAAATGGCTTCGTGTCAACGATGCTTGTTGGTAACAATATTGTGCTTGTCATATATGGTATCTTATTTGCACAATTCTTTGATGCAACGCTGTTCGCATCATTTGACTCTGCAACACGTGTTATATTGGACACCTTGACCTCAACACTTGTTATTCTTTTTACCGGAGAATTTTTACCCAAGACATTGTTTAAGAGTAATCCTAATCGCTTACTTACTTTTTTTGCTCCCTTAGCTTATGTCTTTTTCATTATCCTTTGGCCGATAAGTCGCTTTGCAACCTTTTTGGCACGTGTCATCTTACGTATCTTTGGTGTAAGGATGGATGAAGAGGAAAACGATGGAACATTCACGAAGGTAGATCTTGATCACCTTGTTCAGACTTCTATTCAAAATGCTGCGAATGAAGATGAGATAGAAGATGAAGTGAAGATTTTTCAGAATGCATTAGACTTTCAAGATACTAAGGTGCGTGATTGTATGGTACCACGTACTGAGATTAATGCCGTCGAAATAGATTGCCCTTTGCAAGAGCTACAACAAATGTTCATTGAGAGTGGTAACTCCAAAATCATTGTATATGAAGGTGATATCGATCACATCAAGGGTTACATTCATTCTTCTGAGATGTTTCGTTCACCCGAAAACTGGAAAGAGCATATCCGACAGATGCCGTTTGTTCCTGAGACAATGGCTGCACATAAGCTTATGCAGGTGTTCCTCCTTCAAAAGAAAAGCTTGGGTGTTGTTGTTGACGAGTTTGGTGGTACAAGTGGAATTGTTTCATTAGAAGATATTGTTGAAGAAATCTTTGGTGAAATAGAGGATGAGCACGATAACACGAAGTATATTGCCAAGCAGATAAACGACAATGAATATGTTCTTTCGGCACGTTTAGAGATTGACAAGGTGAATGAAATGTTTAATCTTGATTTGCCAGAAGATGACGATTACATGACGGTTGGAGGCTTGTTGCTACATGTTTATCAAAGTTTCCCCAAACTGAACGAAATCGTTACTGTTGGTCAATATGAGTTTAAGATAATCAAGAAGACCATGACAAAAATAGAACTCGTACGGCTAAAAGTCAATGGTACAGAGTAA
- a CDS encoding peptidylprolyl isomerase yields MAALGKIRSKGGILVAAIGLALFAFLAEEGFRSCNGIKGEARQQIGEILGKKVSVQDYQKLIDEYQSAIKFTMQRDNLTEQELNQVKDQVWQQLVSNRVIEADAAKVGLTVTEKELENVLSDGTNPMLAQTPFVNQQTGRFDVNALKQFFDSYNKAKSANSPQLEQMQAVYDYWLFVEKNLRTQLLAQKYQALLASCVLSNKAEAKMAFKDNNEESQIQLASLAYSSVKDADIKVTDDDFMGKYAELKPAFRQNVETRDIKFVDYQIKASTADRNQVVKEMNEFQKQLATAQDPAVIVSKSASEIPYLGLPVSSKAYQQYPDIASKIDSLSVGTTGVTENKQDNTLNIIRVLSKAQLADSIQFRQINIAANTIEEARAKADSIQKALAGGADFDALAKRYGQTGEKVWFTGQQYEMAPSMSQDNRTFVNALLNGEVNATQNLALTQGSIILQVLDKKNFTTKTTAAVIKKVIDFSKATRGDAYNKFSEFVAKSNNVADLEKNAPKFGYHVQSLNDISTAEHYVAGINGTRDALKWLFEAKAGDISPLYECGNNDHLLVIALTAVHQKGYRTWDDAQVKEILKREIIKDKKAKLLMAKLKGVNSIAAAQAKGAKVTLVNQITFAAPAFVQATGSVEPALSGAVAATAAGKFSKAPVKGNAGVYVFQVEKKAMRAGSKYNEALTMQQAAQMNMQLLSNFMQDLIQKANVVDNRYLFF; encoded by the coding sequence ATGGCAGCATTAGGAAAAATCAGAAGCAAAGGTGGCATACTGGTAGCAGCTATCGGTCTTGCCTTGTTTGCATTCTTGGCTGAAGAGGGTTTCCGCTCTTGTAATGGTATCAAGGGTGAAGCGCGTCAGCAGATTGGAGAAATCCTGGGCAAGAAAGTAAGTGTCCAGGATTATCAGAAGTTGATTGATGAATATCAGTCAGCAATTAAGTTTACGATGCAACGTGATAACCTCACTGAGCAGGAACTTAACCAGGTTAAGGATCAAGTATGGCAGCAGCTCGTAAGCAATCGAGTAATTGAAGCTGATGCTGCAAAGGTTGGTCTTACTGTTACAGAGAAGGAATTGGAGAATGTTTTGTCCGATGGTACCAATCCAATGTTGGCACAGACTCCTTTCGTCAATCAGCAGACAGGTCGTTTTGACGTAAATGCGCTCAAGCAGTTCTTTGATAGCTATAACAAGGCTAAATCAGCTAACTCTCCTCAGCTCGAGCAGATGCAGGCTGTTTATGATTATTGGCTCTTCGTTGAGAAGAACCTCCGCACGCAGTTGCTCGCACAGAAGTATCAGGCCTTGCTTGCAAGCTGTGTTCTTTCTAACAAGGCAGAAGCTAAGATGGCGTTTAAGGACAATAATGAGGAAAGTCAGATTCAACTCGCATCATTGGCTTATAGTTCTGTAAAGGATGCCGATATTAAGGTTACTGACGATGATTTTATGGGTAAGTATGCAGAACTCAAGCCAGCTTTCCGTCAGAATGTAGAGACACGCGATATTAAGTTTGTTGACTACCAGATTAAAGCTAGCACAGCCGACCGCAATCAGGTTGTTAAGGAGATGAATGAATTCCAAAAGCAGCTTGCTACAGCGCAGGATCCAGCAGTTATCGTTAGCAAGAGTGCTTCTGAAATTCCTTACTTGGGTCTTCCTGTAAGCAGCAAGGCTTATCAGCAGTATCCTGATATTGCATCAAAGATTGATTCTCTCTCTGTAGGAACAACAGGTGTAACAGAGAATAAGCAGGACAACACATTGAATATCATTCGTGTGCTTTCTAAGGCACAGTTGGCTGACTCAATCCAGTTCCGCCAGATTAATATTGCAGCAAATACTATCGAGGAGGCACGTGCTAAGGCTGACTCAATTCAGAAGGCATTGGCAGGTGGTGCAGACTTCGATGCACTCGCTAAGCGTTATGGTCAGACTGGTGAGAAGGTATGGTTTACTGGTCAGCAGTATGAGATGGCTCCAAGTATGAGTCAGGACAATCGTACTTTTGTAAATGCTTTGCTTAATGGTGAAGTAAATGCCACTCAGAATCTTGCGCTTACACAGGGTAGCATCATTTTGCAGGTGCTTGATAAGAAGAATTTCACAACCAAGACAACAGCTGCTGTTATCAAGAAGGTAATCGATTTCTCAAAGGCTACACGTGGCGATGCTTACAATAAGTTCTCTGAGTTTGTAGCAAAGAGTAACAACGTAGCTGATCTTGAGAAGAACGCTCCTAAGTTTGGTTATCATGTTCAGTCTCTTAACGATATCTCTACAGCAGAACACTATGTTGCTGGCATCAATGGAACACGCGATGCACTCAAGTGGCTCTTTGAGGCTAAGGCTGGTGATATTTCACCTCTCTACGAGTGTGGTAACAATGATCATCTCTTGGTTATCGCCTTGACGGCTGTTCATCAAAAGGGTTATCGTACTTGGGATGACGCACAGGTGAAGGAAATTCTGAAGCGTGAGATTATCAAGGATAAGAAGGCTAAGTTGCTTATGGCTAAGCTCAAAGGTGTAAACTCTATCGCTGCAGCTCAGGCAAAGGGTGCTAAGGTTACTCTTGTAAATCAAATTACATTTGCTGCTCCAGCCTTTGTACAGGCAACAGGTTCTGTTGAGCCAGCACTCTCTGGTGCAGTGGCAGCTACTGCGGCAGGCAAGTTCTCTAAGGCTCCTGTAAAAGGTAACGCTGGTGTTTACGTATTCCAGGTAGAAAAGAAGGCTATGCGTGCAGGCTCTAAGTACAATGAGGCATTGACAATGCAACAGGCGGCACAGATGAATATGCAGTTGTTGAGTAACTTCATGCAGGATCTTATTCAGAAGGCTAATGTAGTTGACAATCGTTACCTCTTCTTCTAA
- a CDS encoding AMP-binding protein: MEKIPSFNELIEKSIIEHWDRDALTDYKGKTLQYHDVARKIEKLHIMFEASGVKRGDKIALCGRNSSAWAASFLAVLTYGAVAVPILHEFMPEQIHNIVNHSDAKLLFVGDVVVTQIDAMKMPNLEGIIYIPDYSLVVSRTDKLTYAREHLNEEFGRRYPKYFRPEHIHYYREQSPDELALINYTSGTTGRSKGVMLPYRSLWSNADFAKHVLGHVIKPGDNVISILPMAHMYGMAFEFIYEFLSGVHIYYLTRIPSPAIISQALQEVKPVIMIAVPLVIEKIIRKKVFPKIQNNRMRLLLNMPVINKKVRAKIREQVYQAFGGNLYEIIIGGAALNGEIESFLRRIEFPYTVGYGATECGPIICYRDWKTFKQGSCGQAALHQEVRIDSSDPEHVPGEILTKGPNVLLGYYKNDETTKQTIDADGWFHTGDLGLMDDDGNVFIKGRSKNMLLGSNGQNIYPEEIEDKLNSLPLVNECLVIQSGDKLIGLVHPDYDEAQNLGLNAEDIKNIMEENRTQLNAVVPAYSKLSEIRIQEEEFEKTPKKSIKRFLYTE, translated from the coding sequence ATGGAAAAGATTCCGAGTTTTAATGAATTAATAGAGAAGAGTATCATCGAACATTGGGACCGTGATGCTCTAACAGATTATAAAGGCAAGACCCTTCAATATCATGATGTTGCCAGAAAGATAGAAAAGCTGCACATTATGTTTGAGGCAAGTGGTGTAAAACGTGGTGATAAGATAGCGCTATGTGGAAGAAACTCTTCTGCTTGGGCTGCTTCTTTCCTTGCAGTACTCACTTATGGTGCTGTGGCTGTACCTATCTTACATGAGTTTATGCCAGAGCAGATTCATAACATCGTCAATCACTCAGACGCAAAACTTCTCTTCGTAGGTGATGTCGTTGTAACTCAGATTGACGCCATGAAGATGCCAAACTTGGAGGGAATTATTTATATTCCAGATTACTCATTGGTAGTAAGTCGTACGGATAAGTTGACTTATGCACGTGAACATCTCAATGAGGAGTTTGGACGTCGTTACCCTAAGTACTTCCGTCCAGAGCATATACATTACTATCGTGAGCAGAGTCCAGACGAACTTGCTTTGATAAATTATACCAGTGGAACCACAGGTCGCTCTAAAGGTGTAATGCTTCCATACCGTTCTTTATGGAGCAATGCTGATTTTGCTAAGCATGTTTTAGGCCATGTAATTAAGCCCGGAGATAATGTTATCAGTATTCTTCCAATGGCTCACATGTATGGAATGGCATTCGAGTTTATCTATGAGTTCCTCTCAGGTGTTCACATTTACTATTTGACACGTATCCCTTCTCCTGCTATTATCTCTCAAGCACTTCAAGAGGTAAAGCCAGTAATTATGATTGCTGTACCTTTGGTAATTGAGAAGATTATTCGTAAGAAGGTATTCCCAAAGATTCAGAACAATCGTATGCGTCTCCTGCTGAATATGCCAGTAATTAATAAGAAGGTACGTGCAAAGATTCGTGAGCAGGTATATCAAGCCTTTGGTGGTAATCTTTACGAGATTATTATTGGTGGAGCAGCTCTCAATGGTGAAATCGAGAGTTTCTTACGTCGCATAGAGTTCCCATATACTGTAGGTTATGGTGCAACAGAATGTGGTCCAATTATCTGTTATCGTGATTGGAAGACTTTTAAGCAGGGGTCATGTGGTCAGGCAGCTTTGCATCAAGAGGTTCGTATCGATAGTTCTGACCCAGAACATGTGCCGGGTGAGATTCTCACTAAGGGACCAAATGTACTTTTGGGGTACTATAAGAATGATGAGACAACAAAGCAGACGATTGATGCTGATGGCTGGTTCCACACTGGTGACCTTGGCTTGATGGACGATGATGGTAATGTCTTTATTAAAGGACGTTCAAAGAATATGCTTCTTGGAAGTAACGGACAGAATATTTATCCAGAGGAGATTGAAGATAAACTCAACTCTCTACCTCTTGTGAATGAATGTTTGGTTATTCAGAGTGGTGATAAACTTATAGGCTTGGTACATCCTGATTATGATGAGGCTCAAAACTTGGGCCTTAATGCGGAGGATATTAAGAATATTATGGAGGAAAACCGCACACAATTGAATGCTGTCGTTCCTGCCTATAGTAAGTTATCAGAAATTCGTATTCAAGAGGAGGAATTCGAAAAGACTCCAAAGAAATCTATCAAGCGATTCCTTTACACTGAATAA
- a CDS encoding IS256 family transposase, variant Zn-binding type, whose product MCFYCGSKSTIKRGHLNGSQRWYCKCCKRSFVGHNRLTNTIVNNRYSKGNLTVKDLSEEYGVSTRTIYRKLTKSYKEELPNLLVRPVVVLMDATYWGRNFGVVIMKDSLSGDVLWFKFINRHERLEDYKEGISYLESLGYTIQGLVCDGFKGLRQAFPNYKFQLCQFHQVMTIKTKLTSRPKLEASKELLELSKMLCHTDKESFIGALKEWYTKWEDFLKERTTTEDGKSHYTHKALRSAFLSLKRNMSSLWTYYDYPELKMPNTNNAIESLNADLKTKLNLHKGISMERRKIFIQDFIKSHSPKK is encoded by the coding sequence ATCTGCTTTTATTGTGGCTCAAAATCGACTATAAAACGTGGTCATCTTAATGGTAGTCAACGCTGGTATTGTAAGTGCTGTAAGAGGAGCTTTGTTGGACATAATCGCCTTACCAATACCATTGTCAATAATCGTTATTCCAAGGGTAATCTAACAGTCAAAGATCTATCAGAGGAGTACGGAGTTTCAACCAGGACAATTTATAGAAAACTCACCAAATCTTATAAAGAAGAACTTCCCAACCTTCTTGTTCGCCCTGTAGTGGTTTTAATGGATGCCACCTATTGGGGACGTAATTTTGGTGTCGTTATCATGAAGGATTCATTGTCTGGTGATGTACTTTGGTTTAAGTTTATCAATAGGCATGAACGTCTTGAAGACTATAAGGAGGGCATAAGCTACTTGGAGTCACTTGGGTATACCATTCAAGGGCTTGTATGCGATGGTTTTAAGGGACTTAGGCAAGCTTTTCCCAATTATAAATTCCAATTATGCCAGTTCCATCAAGTAATGACTATAAAGACAAAACTAACTTCAAGACCCAAGCTTGAGGCTTCAAAAGAACTGCTTGAATTATCCAAGATGTTATGTCATACGGACAAGGAGTCCTTTATTGGGGCTTTAAAGGAATGGTACACCAAGTGGGAGGATTTTCTTAAGGAACGGACAACAACAGAAGATGGAAAATCACATTATACTCATAAAGCTCTACGTAGTGCTTTTTTGAGCCTTAAAAGGAATATGTCGTCATTGTGGACATACTATGATTACCCTGAATTGAAGATGCCAAATACAAACAATGCCATTGAATCACTCAATGCAGATTTAAAGACAAAATTGAACCTACACAAGGGGATCAGTATGGAAAGAAGAAAGATCTTCATCCAAGACTTTATAAAGTCCCATTCTCCTAAGAAATAA
- a CDS encoding sialidase family protein produces the protein MYKKFLLTISLCASLLQVGAVGTDKSKNIKNDDGFTTIVFDRANSPVPYRIPAITETRKGTLLALCDFRFSHTDVGWNNRNGLWQINVVMKTSNDFGKTWSDSVCVARGNEHAADPIRTAFGDPSIIADRTSDNVLLHCVAGKSAYQTATRQNPLHAYFFHSTDGGKTWDNGTDLTEMIHGLYDGKLPNGGNPDAIFLTSGKIMQSRYIRKGKFYRLYVAHPIRQNGVDRCGTFVIYSDDFGRTWNVLGSPSKAPSIAQDESKVEEMPDGSVLLSCRELHGGRRFNIFTYKDAVKAIGSWGEEVMPENMTGKQVNACNGEILIVPAKRVADGKKLFVALQSVPLSARRDSVGFFYKELASYGDYSTAKALGSNWKKGLRVTDESSCYSTMVLMKNQHIGFLYEVRGQNDGYDIEFKSLSLKTITKGEYEILPYVDRSKYLIEVAKVHQTKASLAIVKKQTKRKR, from the coding sequence ATGTATAAAAAGTTTTTATTAACTATTTCTCTCTGCGCCTCACTCTTACAAGTAGGTGCAGTAGGAACAGACAAAAGCAAGAATATCAAGAACGATGATGGTTTTACCACCATCGTTTTTGATAGAGCGAATAGCCCAGTCCCTTATCGTATCCCTGCAATTACCGAGACACGTAAGGGGACCTTACTAGCTCTTTGCGACTTTCGTTTCAGCCACACTGATGTGGGATGGAATAACAGAAATGGATTATGGCAGATTAATGTTGTGATGAAGACCAGTAATGACTTCGGCAAGACATGGTCTGACAGTGTTTGTGTAGCTCGCGGTAATGAACATGCAGCTGACCCAATCCGCACTGCTTTCGGTGATCCAAGTATCATTGCTGACCGCACCTCAGATAACGTACTGCTTCATTGTGTAGCGGGTAAGAGTGCTTATCAGACAGCTACTCGCCAAAACCCACTACATGCTTACTTCTTCCATAGCACGGATGGTGGCAAGACCTGGGACAATGGGACAGACCTTACCGAGATGATTCACGGCCTTTATGATGGCAAACTCCCTAATGGTGGTAATCCTGATGCCATCTTCCTGACTTCAGGTAAGATTATGCAGAGCCGTTACATTCGTAAAGGGAAGTTCTATCGTCTTTACGTGGCACATCCTATCCGTCAGAATGGCGTTGACCGCTGTGGAACTTTCGTCATCTATTCTGACGACTTTGGTCGCACATGGAATGTCTTAGGATCACCTTCAAAGGCTCCTTCAATTGCTCAAGACGAATCAAAGGTTGAAGAAATGCCTGATGGTAGCGTATTACTTAGTTGTCGTGAGCTTCATGGAGGCAGACGATTCAACATCTTCACTTATAAGGATGCTGTAAAAGCAATAGGTAGTTGGGGTGAGGAAGTTATGCCGGAGAATATGACTGGCAAGCAAGTCAACGCCTGCAATGGTGAAATCTTGATTGTTCCTGCAAAGCGTGTGGCTGATGGTAAGAAACTTTTTGTTGCCCTTCAGTCTGTACCTCTCAGTGCACGTCGTGACAGTGTAGGTTTCTTCTATAAGGAGTTAGCATCTTATGGTGACTACTCTACTGCAAAAGCATTAGGCAGCAATTGGAAGAAAGGTCTGCGTGTTACTGACGAATCATCTTGTTACTCAACAATGGTCCTTATGAAGAATCAACACATCGGCTTCCTGTATGAAGTTCGAGGACAGAACGACGGCTATGACATTGAGTTCAAGAGTCTCTCACTAAAGACTATTACAAAGGGGGAATATGAAATACTTCCTTATGTTGATCGCTCAAAGTACTTAATTGAGGTAGCAAAGGTTCACCAGACTAAAGCATCACTTGCTATTGTAAAAAAGCAAACGAAAAGAAAGAGATAA
- a CDS encoding glucosamine-6-phosphate deaminase: protein MKLNLSSQIVLNQIPEEFYRPATAIERSEITRFEKVPTDIFPTIEEGTIDIANQLEADIKKREQEGRKYVMSIGSGSSLTPIFQELIKRHQAGKLSFKNVVIFNAYEYFPLSVENVNRSINQLKERFLNHIDIEVENIYTPDGTIIQDDVQEHCRQYEQSIKELGGLDVILLGIGRMGNIATNEPGSSITSASRLILIDETSREEMKMSFGSQESVPPCSITMGISTILSARKIFLTAWGEEKAEIIKKTVEGKVSDAIPASFLQTHNDAHVVIDLSAAAKLTRIQHPWLVASCKWTDKLVRSALVWLCQVTGKPLLKLTNKDYNENGLSELLALYGSAYNANIKIFNDLQHTITGWPGGKPDADDTYRPERAKPFPKRVIVFSPHPDDDVISMGGTLRRLVQQGHDVHVAYETSGNIAVGDEEVVRFMHFINGFNQLFTGEQDEVIKAKYKEIKEFLKNKKEGDIDSHDIRVIKGLIRRGEARTASTFNQIPLDHVHFLDLPFYESGKIEKLPMGEADVNIVRELITKVKPHQIYVAGDLADPHGTHRKCTDAVLAAIDLEKEAKAEWLKDCRVWMYRGAWAEWEIENIEMCVPISPEELRAKRNSILKHQSQMESAPFLGNDERLFWQRSEDRNRGTAKLYDDLGLACYEAMEAFVEYKF, encoded by the coding sequence ATGAAACTGAATTTAAGTTCACAGATTGTACTCAATCAAATACCTGAGGAGTTTTATCGGCCAGCAACAGCTATTGAACGTTCGGAGATAACACGTTTTGAGAAGGTTCCTACTGATATCTTCCCAACAATTGAAGAAGGCACAATCGACATAGCTAATCAACTTGAAGCAGACATCAAGAAGAGAGAGCAAGAAGGAAGAAAATATGTTATGAGCATTGGCTCTGGCTCTTCCCTCACACCAATTTTCCAGGAGCTTATCAAGCGTCATCAAGCTGGCAAATTGAGCTTTAAGAATGTTGTCATCTTCAATGCTTACGAATACTTCCCACTCAGTGTAGAAAACGTAAACCGTAGCATTAACCAGCTCAAGGAACGTTTCTTGAATCATATTGACATCGAGGTAGAGAACATCTATACACCTGATGGTACAATTATTCAGGACGACGTACAGGAGCATTGCCGCCAATATGAACAGAGCATAAAAGAGTTAGGTGGACTTGACGTTATCCTTTTGGGTATTGGCCGTATGGGTAATATCGCAACCAACGAGCCTGGTTCAAGCATAACATCTGCTTCACGTCTTATCTTGATTGATGAGACCTCACGTGAGGAGATGAAAATGAGCTTTGGTTCACAGGAATCTGTACCTCCTTGTTCTATCACAATGGGCATCAGCACCATCCTTTCAGCACGTAAGATTTTCCTTACTGCTTGGGGTGAAGAGAAAGCTGAAATTATCAAGAAGACTGTTGAGGGTAAAGTAAGTGATGCTATTCCTGCATCTTTCTTGCAGACACATAACGATGCACATGTTGTTATTGACCTCTCTGCAGCCGCTAAGTTGACACGTATTCAGCATCCTTGGCTTGTTGCTTCATGCAAATGGACAGATAAGTTAGTACGCTCTGCACTTGTTTGGCTTTGCCAGGTTACAGGTAAGCCACTTCTCAAGTTGACCAATAAGGACTACAATGAGAATGGCCTTAGCGAACTTCTTGCCCTCTATGGTTCAGCATACAATGCAAACATTAAGATTTTTAATGACCTTCAGCATACTATTACAGGATGGCCAGGCGGTAAGCCAGACGCTGACGACACCTATCGTCCAGAGCGTGCAAAGCCATTCCCTAAGAGAGTGATTGTATTCTCTCCACACCCTGATGATGATGTCATCTCAATGGGTGGAACACTCCGTCGTTTGGTACAGCAGGGACACGATGTTCATGTAGCTTATGAGACATCTGGTAATATTGCTGTTGGCGATGAGGAGGTTGTACGCTTTATGCATTTCATCAATGGTTTCAACCAACTCTTTACTGGCGAACAGGATGAGGTTATAAAGGCAAAGTACAAAGAGATCAAAGAGTTCTTGAAGAACAAGAAGGAAGGTGATATCGACTCACACGATATTCGTGTCATCAAAGGTCTTATCCGTCGTGGTGAGGCACGTACGGCTTCAACCTTTAATCAGATTCCTCTCGACCATGTTCACTTCCTCGACCTTCCTTTCTATGAGTCTGGTAAGATCGAGAAACTCCCTATGGGTGAAGCTGATGTGAACATCGTAAGAGAACTCATCACAAAAGTTAAGCCTCACCAGATTTATGTGGCAGGTGACTTGGCCGACCCTCATGGCACACACCGTAAGTGTACTGACGCTGTTCTGGCTGCTATCGACCTAGAGAAAGAAGCTAAAGCTGAATGGTTGAAGGACTGTCGTGTATGGATGTATCGTGGTGCATGGGCAGAATGGGAAATTGAGAACATCGAGATGTGTGTGCCTATCAGCCCAGAGGAGTTGCGTGCAAAGCGTAACTCTATCCTCAAGCACCAGAGTCAGATGGAAAGTGCTCCGTTCCTCGGTAATGACGAACGCCTCTTCTGGCAACGTTCAGAAGACCGCAACCGAGGTACTGCTAAGCTATATGATGACTTAGGACTTGCTTGCTACGAGGCAATGGAAGCATTTGTAGAATACAAGTTTTAA
- the nagB gene encoding glucosamine-6-phosphate deaminase yields the protein MRLIIEPNYEKLSKWAANYVIERINAAKNQDKPFVLGLPTGSSPEGMYAELVKAYKEGRVSFKNVVTFNMDEYVGLPENHPQSYHSFMAENLFNHIDCPKENIHILNGNAKDLEAECQHYEDMIREAGGIDLFLGGIGPDGHIAFNEPGSSLRSRTRIKTLTSDTRIANSRFFDNDPNKVPVHALTVGVGTVMDAKEVLILVNGHNKAEALRAAVEGAITQKWTISALQMHEHGIIVCDESATDKLIVETYKYFKDIEKENL from the coding sequence ATGAGATTAATTATAGAACCTAACTACGAGAAGTTATCTAAATGGGCAGCAAACTACGTCATTGAACGTATCAATGCTGCTAAAAATCAAGACAAGCCATTTGTACTCGGTTTGCCAACTGGTTCTTCACCAGAGGGTATGTATGCAGAGTTGGTAAAGGCTTATAAAGAAGGAAGAGTGAGCTTCAAGAATGTTGTTACATTCAACATGGACGAGTATGTTGGTTTGCCAGAGAATCACCCACAAAGCTATCACAGCTTTATGGCAGAGAACCTCTTCAATCACATTGATTGTCCAAAGGAGAACATTCATATCTTGAATGGTAACGCAAAAGACCTTGAGGCAGAGTGCCAGCATTATGAGGACATGATTCGTGAGGCGGGTGGTATCGACCTCTTCTTGGGTGGTATCGGCCCTGATGGTCACATTGCCTTCAACGAACCAGGTTCATCTCTCCGTTCACGCACTCGTATCAAGACATTGACATCAGACACACGTATTGCCAACTCACGTTTCTTCGACAATGACCCAAATAAGGTTCCTGTTCATGCCCTGACAGTAGGTGTTGGTACCGTAATGGATGCAAAGGAAGTATTGATTCTTGTAAATGGTCACAACAAGGCAGAGGCCTTGCGTGCGGCAGTAGAAGGCGCAATCACACAGAAGTGGACAATCAGTGCTTTACAGATGCACGAGCATGGTATCATTGTTTGTGATGAGAGTGCTACAGACAAATTAATAGTAGAAACATACAAATACTTTAAAGACATAGAAAAGGAGAACTTGTAA